The genome window TGGGCCATAACTACTATGGCGAACCTGCTTGGCCCAACGACTTGCTGTACGTGTTCCCGATCGTGATCATGGGAACGATCGCCCTGTGTATCGGTTTAGCAGTTCTCGACCCGGCGATGGTAGGAGAACCTTCTAACCCATTTGCCACACCTTTGGAAATTTTGCCAGAGTGGTACTTGTATCCTGTTTTCCAAATTCTGCGTACAGTACCCAACAAATTGCTGGGTGTGTTGTTGATGAGTGCGGTACCTCTGGGTTTGATTTTGGTTCCTTTTATTGAAAACGTCAACAAGTTCCAAAATCCTTTCCGCCGTCCAGTAGCCACCACCGTGTTTTTAATTGGTACTCTGGTTACTCTTTACCTGGGTATCGGTGCTACTTTCCCGATCGACAAATCTCTTACTCTCGGTTTGTTCTAAAAGCGATCGTTTACTAAATGTGACGCCTGTTGGCTTTCTTCGCAGTACAAATGTAGTTGCAAGGAAATGTTACCGGGCGTCATATCGATTTTGGATTTTAGATTGGGAAAGGATGAAGTCTGAAGGATGAAGGATAAAAATTAAGTAACTCTCCCCATCTCCCCATCTCCCCATCCCCCCATCCCCCCATCCTTCTACAACTTGAAACTACTCTTCTTTCCGTAAGTCCGATCGCAAATTTTCACCACCTTCATTAATCATTTGCGGGTCAAAACCGGGATTAGAAAGAAGTTCTTCTGGATGTTCGGGAATGCCAGAAGTGCGGACGAGATCTCTAGGATCTACCGCATTCTCTACTTGGGGAGGTGCGTCAACATTATTTTTATAAGCAGGCTGCTTGGGTGCTTCGCCAGTCATAATGATTTTCTCTGCCTATTTACATCTTTGAGGCTAAAATTATCTTTCGTGAAGTACACACTATCTAGAGACAGATTAGAGTTAATAAAATGCAGAAAAAGCAAAAATTTCCTCATTTAGTCGGATCGAAATGGACAGCCCAACAAAAAACTTGGGGTTGGCGACATTTTCAAGTGGTTAATCGCAAAAATGAAGGGGAGTGGGTATTTGCTGAAATGGTAGCTTCCTGCGATCCGAAGGTACGCTTTTGGATTAACGCTAAAGCCCTAAAAAATTCCTTGATGTGGCAACCTGGTTGGACTCCTTTGAATCAATTAATACAAGAATAGGCTTTATATCAGAAGAAAGATGATTTAGAAAAAATCTTCGCTTGGTTAACGCAATCCATTAATCTAAGAAAAAATTGTTGTTATTTCAAAAAGAATAGTTTCCTTGCATTTTGCCTATTTTCAGTGCTGGCAAGGTTGGCACTATTGAAGATCTTGTGCGTGCTGTTTATGTAAAGTTTTCTCTGACGGAAATTGCCAAAATCGATCGTGCTACTGTTGCTTAAGAAATCGGAATTCAGAATTCAGGAAGTAAATGATTCTGCATCCTGAATTCTGGTTGCTCAAAAATCCTTTTTTACCCGTACTCTCTACCTGCCTACAGTAGCTAGTCCGAAAACCAAAGCAAATACTAAGGCGATGACGATAAAGATCAAAGCAATGATTAACAACCAATA of Leptolyngbyaceae cyanobacterium contains these proteins:
- the petD gene encoding cytochrome b6-f complex subunit IV; protein product: MSIMKKPDLSDPVLRAKLAKGMGHNYYGEPAWPNDLLYVFPIVIMGTIALCIGLAVLDPAMVGEPSNPFATPLEILPEWYLYPVFQILRTVPNKLLGVLLMSAVPLGLILVPFIENVNKFQNPFRRPVATTVFLIGTLVTLYLGIGATFPIDKSLTLGLF
- a CDS encoding TIGR02450 family Trp-rich protein produces the protein MQKKQKFPHLVGSKWTAQQKTWGWRHFQVVNRKNEGEWVFAEMVASCDPKVRFWINAKALKNSLMWQPGWTPLNQLIQE